A window of the Cystobacter fuscus genome harbors these coding sequences:
- the fadJ gene encoding fatty acid oxidation complex subunit alpha FadJ, translating into MGAMVAQESEVKQGLSFQLEGDIGLVVFNQVDEPVNTLSPQTGAAFAALLDRAEKDAAVKALVFISGKKDSFVAGAKIDFLQTIKTAAEATATSRDGQRVFDRLEAFPKPVVAAIHGACLGGGLEWALACHYRVATDSPKTTIGLPEVQLGLLPGAGGTQRLPALIGAQAALDLILAGKTVKPSKAKRLGIVDEVVPVPILREVALRRARELVDGTLKVERSHGQGLKAVARQGKKGGLGALLLGLANKEMWTEVALEDNPLGRKVLFDQARKQLRKKTRGKFPAPEKALEAIRVGLESGRAAGLEAEARLFGELVVSDVSKRLVEIFFATTALKKENGTDKADVKARPVKKVGVLGGGLMGGGIAYVSSALQGVPVRVKDKDDAGVGRALKQVQGIFDERVKRRSLTSRESAAKMALVTGGTDYSGFKNVDVVIEAVFEDLALKRRILGEVEAVTREDSIFASNTSSIPITQLAEGARRPAQVIGMHYFSPVHKMPLLEIITHKGTADWVTATCVEIGKKQGKTVIVVNDGPGFYTSRILAPYMNEAAYLLAEGADIAELDRALVEFGFPVGPITLLDEVGIDVAQKVAPIMEAAFGKRIAAPKAFDKVVADGRLGRKNKKGFYTYDGKKKEVDTSVYELLPHGRERKHLDAQEMAERCALQMVNEAVRCLGEGILRSARDGDVGAIFGLGFPAFLGGPFRYADSLGPAELLRRLEHYHDKYGERFEPAPALVEKVKAGGKFYPG; encoded by the coding sequence ATGGGTGCCATGGTTGCTCAGGAGTCCGAGGTGAAGCAGGGCCTGTCCTTCCAGCTCGAGGGAGACATCGGCCTCGTGGTGTTCAACCAGGTGGACGAGCCGGTGAACACGCTCTCGCCCCAGACGGGCGCGGCGTTCGCGGCGCTGCTCGACCGGGCGGAGAAGGACGCCGCGGTGAAGGCGCTCGTCTTCATCTCCGGCAAGAAGGACAGCTTCGTGGCCGGAGCGAAGATCGACTTCCTCCAGACCATCAAGACGGCCGCGGAGGCCACCGCCACGTCCCGGGATGGGCAGCGGGTCTTCGATCGGCTGGAGGCCTTCCCCAAGCCGGTGGTGGCGGCCATCCACGGCGCGTGCCTGGGCGGCGGCCTGGAGTGGGCGCTCGCGTGCCACTACCGCGTCGCGACGGACAGCCCCAAGACGACGATCGGACTGCCCGAGGTGCAGCTGGGGCTGCTGCCCGGCGCGGGAGGCACCCAGCGTCTGCCGGCGCTCATCGGCGCGCAGGCCGCGTTGGATCTCATCCTCGCGGGCAAGACGGTGAAGCCCTCCAAGGCGAAGCGGCTGGGCATCGTGGATGAGGTGGTGCCCGTGCCCATCCTGCGCGAGGTGGCGTTGCGGCGCGCCCGCGAGCTGGTGGACGGGACGCTGAAGGTGGAGCGCTCGCACGGGCAGGGGCTCAAGGCGGTGGCGCGGCAGGGCAAGAAGGGTGGCCTGGGCGCGCTGCTGCTGGGGCTCGCCAACAAGGAGATGTGGACCGAGGTGGCGCTGGAGGACAACCCCCTGGGCCGCAAGGTGCTCTTCGATCAGGCCAGGAAGCAGCTGCGCAAGAAGACGCGCGGCAAGTTCCCCGCGCCGGAGAAGGCGCTCGAGGCCATCCGGGTGGGCCTGGAGTCCGGCCGCGCGGCGGGTCTGGAGGCCGAGGCCCGGCTCTTCGGGGAGCTGGTGGTGTCGGATGTCTCCAAGCGGCTGGTGGAGATCTTCTTCGCCACCACGGCGCTCAAGAAGGAGAACGGCACGGACAAGGCCGACGTGAAGGCGCGCCCGGTGAAGAAGGTGGGCGTGCTGGGTGGCGGTCTGATGGGCGGCGGCATCGCCTATGTCAGCTCGGCGCTGCAGGGCGTGCCGGTGCGCGTGAAGGACAAGGACGACGCGGGCGTGGGTCGTGCCCTCAAGCAGGTGCAGGGCATCTTCGACGAGCGCGTGAAGCGGCGCTCGCTCACGTCGCGCGAGTCGGCGGCGAAGATGGCGCTCGTCACCGGCGGCACCGACTACAGCGGCTTCAAGAACGTGGACGTGGTCATCGAGGCCGTCTTCGAGGACCTGGCGCTCAAGCGCCGCATCCTCGGCGAGGTGGAGGCCGTCACGCGCGAGGACAGCATCTTCGCCTCCAACACCTCGAGCATCCCCATCACCCAGTTGGCCGAGGGCGCGCGCCGGCCCGCGCAGGTCATCGGGATGCACTACTTCAGCCCGGTGCACAAGATGCCCCTCTTGGAGATCATCACCCACAAGGGCACCGCGGATTGGGTGACGGCCACGTGCGTGGAGATCGGCAAGAAGCAGGGCAAGACGGTCATCGTCGTCAACGATGGGCCGGGTTTCTACACCTCGCGCATCCTCGCGCCGTACATGAACGAGGCCGCGTACCTGCTGGCCGAGGGCGCCGACATCGCCGAGCTGGACAGGGCGCTCGTGGAGTTCGGCTTCCCCGTGGGTCCCATCACCCTGCTGGACGAGGTGGGCATCGACGTGGCGCAGAAGGTGGCGCCCATCATGGAGGCCGCGTTCGGCAAGCGCATCGCGGCGCCCAAGGCGTTCGACAAGGTGGTGGCGGACGGACGGCTCGGCCGCAAGAACAAGAAGGGCTTCTACACCTACGACGGCAAGAAGAAGGAGGTGGACACCTCCGTCTACGAGCTGCTGCCGCATGGCCGCGAGCGCAAGCACCTGGATGCCCAGGAGATGGCCGAGCGGTGCGCCCTGCAGATGGTGAACGAGGCGGTGCGCTGCCTGGGCGAGGGCATCCTGCGCAGCGCGCGTGACGGCGACGTGGGGGCCATCTTCGGCCTCGGCTTCCCGGCGTTCCTCGGGGGCCCCTTCCGCTACGCGGACAGCCTCGGGCCCGCCGAGCTGCTGCGGCGCCTGGAGCACTACCACGACAAGTACGGCGAGCGCTTCGAGCCCGCGCCGGCCCTCGTGGAGAAGGTGAAGGCGGGCGGGAAGTTCTACCCGGGCTGA
- a CDS encoding mannosyltransferase family protein, whose protein sequence is MLRSSSRILALVVLAALLACAAAAGAGAWRFHHKNPQAPVVRLDEYVVMGWVAWDASWYARIADQGYDYRPGEQSSVAFFPLYPLAIRAVEALGANVYQAGVLVSLLCGPLAVLLFLRWARLLVDDTSALHAALLLALYPFTFFLYGVMYSDALFILLVVGAFLALEKGHLVPAVVLGALATAARPVAPAVVVGLLVRRWEWKRARGERWSVVDLLPVLSALGFVLYVLYLDRRFGLPFAFVDAQVGWGQQPGWEAWLKLPWFKAVFHEGNAEVKLRLVVHALLTGVALALVIPTFRRLGWGYGAFCAVIVGIPSVATKDFMGMGRYLLSAFPLFVTLALLLRDHPRVRQGLWAVGAVSLVVLTAAFALDHYIS, encoded by the coding sequence ATGCTCCGCTCTTCTTCCCGCATCCTGGCCCTCGTCGTGTTGGCCGCGCTCCTCGCCTGTGCCGCGGCCGCGGGCGCGGGGGCCTGGCGCTTCCATCACAAGAACCCCCAGGCTCCCGTGGTGCGGCTCGACGAGTACGTGGTGATGGGGTGGGTGGCGTGGGACGCGAGCTGGTACGCGCGGATCGCCGACCAGGGCTACGACTACCGTCCCGGCGAGCAGAGCTCGGTGGCCTTCTTCCCGCTCTATCCCCTGGCCATCCGCGCCGTGGAGGCGCTCGGCGCCAACGTGTACCAGGCGGGAGTGCTCGTCAGCCTGTTGTGCGGCCCGCTCGCGGTGCTGCTCTTCCTGCGCTGGGCGCGCCTGCTCGTGGACGACACCTCCGCGCTCCATGCCGCGCTGCTGCTCGCCCTCTACCCCTTCACCTTCTTCCTCTATGGCGTGATGTACTCCGACGCGCTCTTCATCCTGCTGGTGGTGGGCGCGTTCCTCGCGTTGGAGAAGGGGCACCTGGTGCCGGCGGTGGTCCTGGGCGCGCTCGCCACGGCCGCCCGGCCGGTGGCACCCGCGGTGGTGGTGGGACTGCTCGTGCGCCGCTGGGAGTGGAAGCGCGCGCGGGGCGAGCGCTGGAGCGTCGTGGATCTGCTGCCCGTCCTGTCCGCGCTCGGCTTCGTCCTCTACGTGCTCTACCTGGATCGCCGCTTCGGCCTGCCCTTCGCCTTCGTCGATGCCCAGGTGGGCTGGGGCCAGCAGCCCGGCTGGGAGGCATGGCTGAAGCTGCCCTGGTTCAAGGCCGTGTTCCACGAGGGCAACGCCGAGGTGAAGCTCCGGCTCGTCGTGCACGCGCTCTTGACGGGCGTGGCGCTCGCGCTCGTGATTCCCACCTTCCGGCGGCTGGGCTGGGGCTATGGCGCGTTCTGCGCCGTCATCGTGGGAATTCCCTCCGTGGCCACCAAGGACTTCATGGGCATGGGACGCTACCTCCTGTCCGCCTTTCCGCTCTTCGTCACCCTCGCGCTGCTCCTGAGAGACCATCCTCGCGTCCGCCAGGGCCTGTGGGCCGTGGGCGCGGTGTCTCTCGTCGTCCTCACCGCCGCCTTCGCCCTGGACCACTACATCTCGTGA
- a CDS encoding CocE/NonD family hydrolase: MHPTLRHLMVLGLLVLTGPAWAQADGEGPERFEYLRSHYTKFEYRIPMRDGTRLFTSVYVPNDASPGKRYPVLLVRTPYSVAPYGVDRYAHRLGPTAQYEKEGFIFAFQDVRGQHMSEGTFVNMRPHLATKKGPKDTDESTDTYDTIEWLVKNVPGNNGRVGQWGISYPGYYTSAGAIDSHPALKAISPQAPIADWFWDDMHRHGAFNLVLAFNFFSGFGLPRPQPTDSEEWKRFEHGTPDAYQFFLELGALGNADTRYFKGDVAFWKDLASHPNYDAFWQSRNLLPHLKNIKAAVLVVGGWFDTEDLYGPLRTYAAIEKQNPGISNSLLMGPWIHGGWMRTEGSSLGDADFGFSTSPLYQELGFTFFKHHLKGGEAPALSEATLFETGANRWRHFDTWPPKAVREQRLYFQPRGALAFQAPSATGESFDEYVSDPARPVPYTQEITTGWAKNYMAEDQRFAARRPDVLVYQTAPLEKDLTFAGPLEAELWVSTTGTDADWVVKLIDVNPGKLPGAAPGRDEGPGATDRGHQQTLVRGEPFRGRFRESYTQPKAFTPGEVTRVRFTINDVLHTFKRGHRVMIQVQSSWFPFIDRNPQTFVPNIFEAREEDFVRAFHRVHHTAQHPSSLKVGVLPALDD; this comes from the coding sequence ATGCACCCCACCCTCCGCCACCTCATGGTGCTCGGACTTCTCGTGCTCACCGGACCGGCGTGGGCCCAGGCCGATGGAGAAGGACCCGAGCGCTTCGAGTACCTCCGCTCGCACTACACCAAGTTCGAGTACCGCATCCCCATGCGCGACGGCACGAGGTTGTTCACCTCCGTCTACGTCCCCAACGACGCGAGTCCGGGCAAGCGCTACCCCGTGCTGCTCGTGCGCACGCCCTACTCCGTCGCGCCCTACGGCGTGGACCGCTATGCCCACCGGCTCGGGCCCACCGCGCAGTACGAGAAGGAGGGCTTCATCTTCGCATTCCAGGACGTGCGCGGGCAGCACATGTCCGAGGGCACGTTCGTCAACATGCGGCCCCACCTGGCCACGAAGAAAGGCCCCAAGGACACCGACGAGAGCACCGACACCTACGACACCATCGAGTGGCTGGTGAAGAACGTGCCGGGCAACAACGGCCGCGTGGGCCAGTGGGGCATCTCCTACCCCGGCTACTACACGTCCGCGGGCGCCATCGACTCGCACCCGGCGCTCAAGGCCATCTCCCCCCAGGCGCCCATCGCCGATTGGTTCTGGGATGACATGCACCGCCACGGCGCCTTCAACCTGGTGCTGGCGTTCAACTTCTTCTCCGGCTTCGGCCTGCCCCGGCCCCAGCCCACCGACAGCGAGGAGTGGAAGCGCTTCGAGCACGGCACCCCCGACGCCTACCAGTTCTTCCTCGAGCTCGGCGCGCTCGGCAACGCGGACACGCGCTACTTCAAGGGCGACGTCGCCTTCTGGAAGGACCTCGCCTCGCACCCCAACTACGACGCCTTCTGGCAGTCGCGCAACCTGCTGCCCCACCTGAAGAACATCAAGGCCGCGGTGCTCGTGGTGGGCGGCTGGTTCGACACCGAGGATCTCTACGGGCCCTTGCGCACCTACGCCGCCATCGAGAAGCAGAACCCGGGCATCTCCAACTCCCTGCTCATGGGCCCGTGGATCCATGGCGGATGGATGCGCACCGAGGGCTCGTCGCTGGGGGACGCGGACTTCGGCTTCTCCACGAGCCCGCTCTACCAGGAGCTGGGCTTCACCTTCTTCAAGCACCACCTCAAGGGCGGTGAGGCCCCCGCCCTGTCCGAGGCCACGCTCTTCGAGACCGGCGCCAACCGCTGGCGGCACTTCGACACCTGGCCACCCAAGGCCGTGCGCGAGCAGCGGCTGTACTTCCAGCCCAGGGGCGCCCTCGCCTTCCAGGCCCCATCCGCCACGGGCGAGTCCTTCGACGAGTACGTGAGCGACCCGGCCAGACCCGTGCCCTACACGCAGGAGATCACCACCGGCTGGGCCAAGAACTACATGGCCGAGGACCAGCGCTTCGCCGCGCGCCGCCCCGACGTGCTCGTCTACCAGACGGCGCCGCTGGAGAAGGATCTCACGTTCGCGGGCCCGCTGGAGGCGGAGCTGTGGGTATCCACCACCGGCACGGACGCGGACTGGGTGGTGAAGCTCATCGACGTCAACCCCGGCAAGCTGCCCGGTGCCGCGCCGGGACGCGACGAGGGCCCGGGAGCGACCGACCGGGGCCACCAACAGACGCTGGTGCGGGGCGAGCCCTTCCGCGGCCGTTTCCGCGAGAGCTACACCCAGCCCAAGGCCTTCACGCCGGGCGAGGTGACGCGGGTGCGATTCACCATCAACGACGTGCTGCACACCTTCAAGCGGGGGCACCGCGTGATGATCCAGGTGCAGTCGAGCTGGTTCCCCTTCATCGACCGCAACCCGCAGACCTTCGTGCCCAACATCTTCGAGGCCAGGGAGGAAGACTTCGTGCGTGCCTTCCACCGCGTCCACCACACGGCACAGCACCCCAGCTCCCTCAAGGTGGGGGTGCTGCCCGCGCTGGACGACTGA